In Candidatus Bathyarchaeota archaeon, the following proteins share a genomic window:
- a CDS encoding type II toxin-antitoxin system VapC family toxin encodes MTLLRLLREKAPDLLRGGSTISLAYYEVGNALWREHLLLRRITSKEASKTLKTIFLILGTMDVIALKDENFGEAVFNLASKLNITYYDASYLAEALKTDKTLVTDDGKLSTAARRIGVKTLTSRDLFESYEDRLRLK; translated from the coding sequence TTGACGCTTCTAAGGCTTCTCAGGGAGAAGGCTCCGGATCTACTCCGAGGAGGATCCACTATATCCTTAGCCTATTACGAGGTGGGAAATGCCTTATGGAGAGAACATCTCCTACTGAGGAGAATAACATCAAAAGAAGCCTCAAAAACCCTGAAAACCATATTCCTGATACTCGGGACGATGGATGTAATCGCGTTAAAAGACGAAAACTTCGGTGAAGCGGTCTTTAACTTAGCATCCAAACTAAACATCACATACTACGATGCATCATACCTAGCCGAGGCCTTAAAAACTGATAAAACGCTTGTCACAGACGACGGAAAGCTATCTACAGCCGCAAGACGCATAGGAGTAAAAACTCTAACGAGCAGAGACCTGTTCGAAAGTTATGAAGACAGATTAAGATTAAAATGA
- a CDS encoding type II toxin-antitoxin system CcdA family antitoxin, whose translation MGRLVTVTAKIPAELKERLKRLGVNVSELIRKTLELEVERLERERLRKMAEEAGEILQKIPAEELVEAVRMGRETR comes from the coding sequence ATGGGTAGGTTAGTCACCGTTACGGCAAAAATCCCGGCTGAGCTTAAGGAGAGGTTGAAGAGGCTGGGGGTGAACGTGAGCGAGCTTATACGGAAAACCCTTGAGCTTGAGGTTGAGCGTTTAGAGCGGGAGAGGCTTAGAAAGATGGCGGAGGAGGCGGGAGAAATTCTCCAGAAGATCCCGGCCGAGGAACTTGTCGAAGCGGTTCGTATGGGCAGGGAGACCCGTTGA